The DNA sequence TGGATGGCGAAGGATATTTTGAGGTTACTAAAAACATAGAAAAGCCATTTATTGTTGAAGCAAACCATCTAAGCATAAAAGTATTAGGAACAAAATTTAATGTTGAAGCATACGCTGACAACTCTTCAGTTTCTGTTGCTTTGGTTGAGGGCAGCGTAATTCTTCAGGAAAATACTGGTGGACAAAATAAAGATATCATGCAGCTTTCGCCTAATCAGGTGGCTACATTAAACCCGGCAGACCAGTCATTATCCAAATCAGATGTTCCTGATTTATACAAATATACGGCATGGATTAATGGACGAATTGTATTCTATGGAGATCCGATTCAGACAGTAGTTAAAAAACTGGAAAAATGGTACAATGTTGATATTGTGATATCCGACAAAAAGCTTGAAAGATATAAGTTTACAGGTACATTTATCAATGAACCACTGGAACAGGTCCTTAATATTTTGAGCATGACTTCACAAATGACCTATGTGGCTGAACCTATTATAAAACAGACCGATAATTCAATGTCGAAAAGAAAAATAATATTAAGAAGTAAAAATTTAAATTAACTGGGTTATTGCCTATGAAAAAGAAAAACAGGAAAGTGTTGGTCCACTCCCCTGTTCATTTGCCTGCTAAGCAGGGTCTTATTGATTAAAATAATCTAAAACGTTCAAATTTATGAAAAAAAACTGTACAAATGGTATATGCCTGCATTGGTATGTGCTAAGAAAAGCATTATTCGTTATGAAACTAACTGTACTAATCTTTCTGATTACCTCTTTGAGCCTGATGGCAAGAGAAAGCTATTCGCAAGAAACTCGGATAAGTCTGAACATGAAGAACGTACAAATCAAAGACGTTCTGTTGAAGATTGAGAACACTTCGGAGTTTTTCTTTATCTACAACAACCAACTGATTGATGTTGATCGGAATGTTTCTATAAATGTGGATAATGAGAAAATCTCGAATATTTTGCACGATATTTTTAAGAATCAGCAGGTCGATTTTCAATTAACTGACAAAAAAATTGTAATTGTGCCAATTACACCGTCAGAACAACAATCACAGAGTAAAGTATCAGGTAAAGTGACCGATCCAAGCGGGTCTCCGCTACCAGGGGTTACTGTTTTGGTAAAAGGCACCACGATAGGTGTTATCACCGATTCCAACGGAAATTACTCGTTGTCCAATATTCCTGAAAATGCTGTATTGCAGTTTTCGTTTGTGGGAATGACGATGCAGGAGGTGAAAGTTGGCGCGCAGAGTACAGTGAATGTTGTTTTGAAAGAAGAAACCATCGGACTTGATGAAGTTGTTGCAATTGGTTATGGTACTTCCAGAAAGAAGGACCTTACTGGTGCAGTTGTAAATGTGAAAGCAGAGGAGTTAATGAAATACCGGCCAGCGAGCGTATCCGATCTGTTAAGATCTTCAGTAGCTGGTTTAAAAGTTGGATATAGTACCGATGCCAAGGCAACCCCGGATTTTTCAATACGTGGAACCAATACCATAAAATCAAATCCCGATGACGAAGCAGCTGCCAATAAGCCGCTTATTGTGGTCGATGGGGTAATCTTTAATGGCGATTTGTCTGAAATAAATGTGAACGACGTAGAGACTGTTGACGTTTTAAAGGATGCGAGTGCAGCATCGATTTATGGTTCCCGTGCATCAAACGGTGTAGTTGTGTTTACAACAAAAAAAGGGGCATCCAACGCACCTGTCATTCGGTTTAGTGCAAAATACGGTGTTGTAACAAGTTTCCGTAGATTGAAAACTTACAATGGAGATGAAGTGATGAATTGGTTAGTGAATATGAAGGAATCCATTAACAGTAAACTTCAGGAACCATGGTCACAGTGGACACCTTATGATAAAGTTCCGGATCAATATAAGGCTAATTGGTTAACTGCAAATGGTATCCCAGGTGAAACAGATAAGAATAAGATTACCAGTGTATGGTTAGACGGTTTTGGTTTTGAACAAAATGAAAAAGAAAATTACATGGTTGGCAAATCTTACGATTGGCAGAATTGGTTATTCCATACCGGACAGAGGCAAGACTATAATTTTAATGTATCCGGACGTGCCAACAAGGTAACTTATTTCTGGTCGATAGGATTGAAAGACTACGAGTCGCTTCAGGTTGGCGAAACTTTCAAATCTGTTACTTCCCGGTTAAATTTCGATATTTCTGTGACCGACTTTCTGAATGTGGGGCTAAATGCCAATATTGCCTATGAAGATGAAGGCCAGCAACCCATAGATCCATCTGGATATATATCTGCTTCGCCTTTTGACACTCCCTGGGGAAATGGGATGCCCCAAACAAAAGAAAATTTGAAGCTGTCAAGTGCAGGTTCAAACTTGAGTAATCCGCTTTTGGATCCGGCTTATATAACAAGAAAATTCGACAGTTACAGGTTATCCCCAACGATGTATGCAAAACTGACACTTCCTTTTGGCATTGTACTTACATCCAATTTCACACAGCGTTTGGAATTTGGAAGGAGGTTTCAGTTTGATTCTCCTGCACACCCATTATGGACACATGGAGGTATGGTAAACAGAATACATACTCAAACATACGGGTGGCAGACAGATAACATATTAAACTGGAATAAAGATTTTGGCCCTCACCGGTTCAGTGTTACCGGGTTATGGAACAGAGAAAGCAACCAGAGTTGGGAAACAGATGCATATACTTCGAATTTCTCACCCAATGCTAATCTTGGATTTCATGAGATGGCTTATGGGCTTCAACCGTCAACGGATTCTTATGATGAGGCCAATTCAAGAACGGCTATGATGGGTCGTGTGAACTACGCTTATCAAAGTCGTTATAATTTATCGGCCTCAATACGTCGCGACGGATACTCCCGCTTCGGTTCAAATCATTTATATGCAACTTTCCCATCCCTTTCGGCCGGATGGACGTTATCGGAAGAGAACTTTATGGCTGCGAACAAGAAATGGCTTTCCACACTGAAGCTTCGCGCAACCTGGGGAGTAAATGGAAACAGCAGTGGAATAGGTCCTTATGCTGCATATGCAAGAATGCAAGACAGCAAATACCTCAACTATAGTAACGGTTATATTATGGTACCTTACCTATATGTTGACAGGATGCAAAATGCAAACCTTTCATGGGAGAAAAACCAGGCCTGGAACCTTGGTATTGATTACGGATTCTGGGATGGTCGGTTAAAAGGGGCGTTAGACTTATATACTTCAAAAACCACTGATTTGCTTTTGGACAAGAAACTGCCTATTGTTACCGGCTTTAACTCCATAACAACTAACGTTGGTAATTTAAAGAATTCGGGTTTTGACCTTTCAATAAACACTGAGAATATTAAAAGTAACGATTTCTCTTGGACCAGTAGTTTAAATATTTCCTATAACAAAAACGAGATTTTATCGTTAACCGGTGAAAAATCCCAGGTCATTGATAACAATGGAAATCCTGTAGTCGATAGCAAAGGAAATCCTGTAATGAAAGAACCTGATGATACCGATAATGGCTGGTTTATAGGACAGAGCAAAGATGTGATATGGGATTATAAGGTGAATGGTGTTTATCAGGTAACTGATGCCGCGGAGGCAGCCAAGTACGATCGGTCCCCCGGTGATTTTAGAGTCGTTGACCAGAATGGTGATGGTAAATTGAACAGTGCAGATAAAGTTTTCCAGGGATTATCATCTGCCCCATGGTATATAACTTTCAGAAATGATTTTCGTTATAAAAACTTCGATATGGGTATTATCCTTTTTAGCAAGCTTGGCTACAAAGGTGGTTCAGAATACCCGTTTAACAACCAGGAGGATTACATAAAAAACCATAACTGGTATAAAATTCCGTATTGGACACCAGATAATAAGATTAACGATGGTGCACGGGTTAATTCAATAAGGCTTGGAGATATGATGATGTGGATACCAAAATCATACGTACGTTTCCAAAACCTATCAGTAGGGTATAATTTACCTAAAGAACTTTTGCATAAAATCAATTTTGGCAATGCACGTATAGCGTTAAATATCGATAACATTGGTTTAGTGACAAAATGGAAAATGGGCGATCCTGAGTCTTTAAGTGAGTTACCAAGAATATATTCCTTTAGTGTAGATCTATCATTCTAAAACAGAAGAACTACATCATATGAAATTATAGAATATTTAACTGAAAAAAATTGAAAAATGAAAAAAATAAATAAAATAAAAGGAATAATCCTTGTGCTGTTGCTTACTATCACATTTTCATGTGACAACAAAGACTTCCTGACAAAGGAACCATTGTCTTTTCTTAGCCCTGAAATTACGTTTACAGATGCTGTTGGCTTAAAAACGCCATTGGATGCAGCCTTAAAATCGATTTTCGACCAATATAACGGGGACACACGCGAAATGATGTTTAACCATAATATGAGTGATGTCGCTGTAATTGGTGTGACAGATGAAGCCGAGGCTTTTGTTAATATGAGGAGATATGCAACGCCTCAAAATGCACAGGAAAGTGACAATGCCGGACACTCCAGATCATCCTACGAGTT is a window from the Aquipluma nitroreducens genome containing:
- a CDS encoding FecR family protein, whose protein sequence is MNPISEDINALIAKFLTAQLSEAEAAELSEWKLASRENLKEYNDFVALWAKMSSLKMLEPINQLKAYSAIRKKTGIYLSKTRWINWAVQAAAVVVLSMIFSGIYNSLNHTNLNPIFTDNSSSQIYQEIKAAYGTQAKVELSDGTKVFLNSGSKLRFPQTFANQQQRNVVLDGEGYFEVTKNIEKPFIVEANHLSIKVLGTKFNVEAYADNSSVSVALVEGSVILQENTGGQNKDIMQLSPNQVATLNPADQSLSKSDVPDLYKYTAWINGRIVFYGDPIQTVVKKLEKWYNVDIVISDKKLERYKFTGTFINEPLEQVLNILSMTSQMTYVAEPIIKQTDNSMSKRKIILRSKNLN
- a CDS encoding SusC/RagA family TonB-linked outer membrane protein, coding for MKKNCTNGICLHWYVLRKALFVMKLTVLIFLITSLSLMARESYSQETRISLNMKNVQIKDVLLKIENTSEFFFIYNNQLIDVDRNVSINVDNEKISNILHDIFKNQQVDFQLTDKKIVIVPITPSEQQSQSKVSGKVTDPSGSPLPGVTVLVKGTTIGVITDSNGNYSLSNIPENAVLQFSFVGMTMQEVKVGAQSTVNVVLKEETIGLDEVVAIGYGTSRKKDLTGAVVNVKAEELMKYRPASVSDLLRSSVAGLKVGYSTDAKATPDFSIRGTNTIKSNPDDEAAANKPLIVVDGVIFNGDLSEINVNDVETVDVLKDASAASIYGSRASNGVVVFTTKKGASNAPVIRFSAKYGVVTSFRRLKTYNGDEVMNWLVNMKESINSKLQEPWSQWTPYDKVPDQYKANWLTANGIPGETDKNKITSVWLDGFGFEQNEKENYMVGKSYDWQNWLFHTGQRQDYNFNVSGRANKVTYFWSIGLKDYESLQVGETFKSVTSRLNFDISVTDFLNVGLNANIAYEDEGQQPIDPSGYISASPFDTPWGNGMPQTKENLKLSSAGSNLSNPLLDPAYITRKFDSYRLSPTMYAKLTLPFGIVLTSNFTQRLEFGRRFQFDSPAHPLWTHGGMVNRIHTQTYGWQTDNILNWNKDFGPHRFSVTGLWNRESNQSWETDAYTSNFSPNANLGFHEMAYGLQPSTDSYDEANSRTAMMGRVNYAYQSRYNLSASIRRDGYSRFGSNHLYATFPSLSAGWTLSEENFMAANKKWLSTLKLRATWGVNGNSSGIGPYAAYARMQDSKYLNYSNGYIMVPYLYVDRMQNANLSWEKNQAWNLGIDYGFWDGRLKGALDLYTSKTTDLLLDKKLPIVTGFNSITTNVGNLKNSGFDLSINTENIKSNDFSWTSSLNISYNKNEILSLTGEKSQVIDNNGNPVVDSKGNPVMKEPDDTDNGWFIGQSKDVIWDYKVNGVYQVTDAAEAAKYDRSPGDFRVVDQNGDGKLNSADKVFQGLSSAPWYITFRNDFRYKNFDMGIILFSKLGYKGGSEYPFNNQEDYIKNHNWYKIPYWTPDNKINDGARVNSIRLGDMMMWIPKSYVRFQNLSVGYNLPKELLHKINFGNARIALNIDNIGLVTKWKMGDPESLSELPRIYSFSVDLSF